One window of Heptranchias perlo isolate sHepPer1 chromosome 15, sHepPer1.hap1, whole genome shotgun sequence genomic DNA carries:
- the LOC137333174 gene encoding probable G-protein coupled receptor 139, with protein sequence MHGRITGLAYAICYPIIAAVGVPANVAAIVILSRGKCGLSRCVTHYLLAMAVSDLLVTIAGVILNRINGLFLPVSFLYMTPLCRLRAVLLFAARDSSVWLTVAFTFDRFVAICCQKLKTKYCTRKCAAAVIATVSVLFCLKNIPWYFAYEPSYITDGVPWYCNLIPNYYTSLAWTAFDLIDTMLSSFIAFGLILLLNALTVRHIVVSGRVRRRLRGHSNGESHHDPEMENRKKSIILLFAVTGSFILFWTMYLIVFLYVQIANQYTSSGPNDPLYIAQEVAFLLQLLSCCTNTCIYAATQRKFREELKNGVKYPLKLIVKLFTP encoded by the exons ATGCATGGTCGAATAACTGGTCTGGCGTATGCCATCTGCTACCCTATAATTGCAGCCGTTGGTGTCCCTG CGAATGTAgcagcgattgtgatcctgtcccgaggaaagtgcggtctatcCCGATGCGTCACTCACTACCTGTTGGCCATGGCGGTGTCCGATCTACTGGTCACCATCGCCGGTGTGATATTGAATCGGATCAATGGGCTTTTTCTCCCGGTCAGTTTCCTGTACATGACTCCGCTGTGTCGTCTCAGAGCCGTCTTGCTGTTCGCAGCCAGAGACAGTTCGGTCTGGTTAACGGTAGCTTTCACCTTCGATCGCTTTgtagccatttgttgtcagaagctgaaaacaaaatattgcaccagaAAATGCGCGGCTGCTGTGATAGCAACTGTCAGTGTGCTGTTCTGTTTaaaaaacattccctggtactttgcataTGAACCTAGCTACATAACCGATGGTGTACCATGGTATTGTAACTTAATACCAAATTATTATACTTCACTGGCATGGACAGCCTTTGACTTAATCGACACGATGTTAAGCTCATTTATTGCTTTCGgtttgattttgctgctcaatgcccTGACTGTCAGACACATCGTGGTGTCTGGTAGAGTCCGCAGGAGACTGCGGGGCCACAGCAATGGTGAGAGTCAccatgacccagagatggagaaccggaaGAAGTCCATCATCTTACTCTTCGCTGTGACTGGTAGTTTCATTTTGTTTTGGACGATGTATCTTATCGTTTTCCTGTATGTACAGATTGCAAACCAATATACTTCCTCTGGTCCCAATGACCCTTTGTACATCGCCCAAGAAGTAGCGTTCTTGcttcagctcctgagttgctgcaccaacacgtgtatttatgcagcgacccagagaaagttcagagaggagttgaagaacgGAGTGAAATATCCGCTGAAATTAATTGTCAAATTATTTACACCATGA